In Rutidosis leptorrhynchoides isolate AG116_Rl617_1_P2 chromosome 2, CSIRO_AGI_Rlap_v1, whole genome shotgun sequence, one genomic interval encodes:
- the LOC139891176 gene encoding uncharacterized protein, which produces MNRYCSIISIENQSLTFLLTKKLQTLASIRNSSSRMDDGTLALNCIKKIESSVISYPYWLIRHLFSMLRYDFVEEMPFVDKSKGGNIGGVVNLKSNCTSSVMSSTTNSGLFFFKLMTSLLSQEVRRRTWQGDENKEKVFTRIKGTKAFAGAGYV; this is translated from the exons ATGAATCGTTATTGTAGCATAATTAGTATCGAAAATCAGTCGTTAACATTCCTATTAACGAAAAAATTGCAAACCCTAGCTTCAATTCGCAATTCTTCCTCGAGGATGGATGACGGTACCTTAGCTTTGAATTGCATCAAAAAAATAGAATCGTCTGTGATTTCGTACCCCTATTGGCTGATACGTCACTTATTCAG TATGTTGCGTTATGACTTTGTGGAAGAAATGCCATTTGTGGATAAATCTAAAGGCGGCAATATAGGCGGAGTTGTTAATTTAAAGTCAAACTGCACATCATCAGTTATGTCATCAACTACAAATTCTGGCTTATTCTTCTTCAAACTAATGACATCACTCCTATCACAAGAG gttcggaggcggacgtggcaagg GGATGAGAATAAGGAGAAGGTTTTTACAAGGATAAAAGGAACCAAAG CATTTGCGGGTGCGGGTTATGTTTAG